In the genome of Photobacterium sp. TY1-4, one region contains:
- the dnaJ gene encoding molecular chaperone DnaJ — MSKRDFYEVLGVGRDASERDIKKAYKRLAMKFHPDRNQGDAESAEKFKEVKTAYEILTDPQKKAAYDQYGHAAFEQGGMGGGGGFGGGADFSDIFGDVFGDIFGGGGGRRGGQQRAQRGADLRYNMELTLEEAVRGCSKEIRVPTLVHCDTCDGSGAKKGTSATTCGTCHGAGQVQMRQGFFAVQQTCPHCHGRGKIIKEPCGTCHGQGRKEETKTLSVKIPAGVDTGDRIRLSGEGEAGEFGAPAGDLYVQVHVAQHHIFERDGNNLYCEVPVSFTMAALGGEVEVPTLDGRVSLKVPSETQTGRMFRMRGKGVKSVRGGAVGDLICKLVVETPVNLSARQKELLQELEETLGGTAAKKHKPKSEGFFDGVKKFFDDLTG; from the coding sequence ATGTCAAAACGTGACTTTTATGAAGTTCTTGGCGTTGGCCGTGACGCATCAGAACGTGATATTAAGAAGGCTTATAAGCGCCTTGCAATGAAGTTTCACCCGGACCGTAACCAGGGTGATGCGGAATCTGCGGAAAAATTCAAGGAAGTGAAAACGGCCTATGAAATCCTGACCGATCCGCAGAAGAAAGCGGCCTACGATCAGTACGGCCATGCAGCCTTTGAACAAGGTGGTATGGGCGGTGGCGGCGGCTTCGGCGGCGGTGCGGACTTCAGTGATATTTTCGGGGATGTCTTTGGCGATATCTTCGGCGGTGGCGGCGGTCGTCGTGGCGGACAGCAGCGCGCTCAGCGTGGTGCCGACTTGCGCTACAACATGGAGCTGACGCTGGAAGAAGCGGTGCGCGGTTGCTCGAAAGAGATCCGTGTCCCGACGCTGGTTCACTGTGATACCTGTGACGGCTCAGGCGCGAAGAAAGGCACGTCTGCGACCACATGTGGAACCTGTCACGGTGCCGGCCAAGTTCAAATGCGTCAGGGTTTCTTCGCGGTGCAGCAAACCTGTCCGCACTGTCATGGTCGCGGGAAGATCATCAAAGAGCCTTGTGGCACTTGTCATGGCCAGGGCCGCAAAGAAGAGACCAAGACGTTGTCGGTCAAGATCCCTGCAGGCGTGGATACCGGCGATCGGATCCGTCTGTCGGGTGAAGGCGAAGCCGGAGAATTCGGTGCACCGGCGGGCGATCTGTATGTCCAGGTTCATGTCGCTCAGCACCATATCTTTGAGCGCGACGGCAACAACCTGTACTGCGAAGTACCGGTGAGCTTCACCATGGCTGCCCTGGGCGGCGAGGTGGAAGTTCCGACCCTGGATGGCCGCGTGAGCCTGAAAGTGCCGTCGGAAACGCAAACCGGCCGTATGTTCCGGATGCGCGGCAAAGGGGTGAAATCGGTTCGCGGCGGCGCTGTGGGTGATTTGATCTGTAAGCTGGTGGTGGAAACCCCGGTGAACCTGAGCGCGCGCCAGAAGGAGCTGCTGCAGGAGCTGGAAGAAACCCTGGGTGGTACTGCAGCCAAGAAGCACAAGCCAAAGTCTGAAGGCTTCTTCGACGGTGTGAAGAAATTCTTCGATGACCTGACCGGTTAA
- the dnaK gene encoding molecular chaperone DnaK, producing MGKIIGIDLGTTNSCVAVLDGEKPRVIENAEGERTTASVIAYTQDGETLVGQPAKRQAVTNPENTLFAIKRLIGRRFEDEEVQRDIEIMPFKIVKADNGDAWVEAKGQKMAAPQVSAEVLKKMKKTAEDFLGEEVTGAVITVPAYFNDAQRQATKDAGRIAGLEVKRIINEPTAAALAYGLDKEGGDRTIAVYDLGGGTFDISIIEIDEVEGEKTFEVLATNGDTHLGGEDFDNRLINYLVDEFKKDQGINLKNDPLAMQRVKEAAEKAKIELSSAQQTDVNLPYVTADATGPKHMNVKVTRAKLESLVEDLVQRSLEPLKVALADADLSVGDITDVILVGGQTRMPMVQAKVAEFFGKEARKDVNPDEAVAVGAAVQGGVLAGEVKDVLLLDVTPLSLGIETMGGVMTKLIEKNTTIPTKANQVFSTAEDNQSAVTIHVLQGERKQANFNKSLGQFNLEGIQAAPRGMPQIEVTFDLDADGILHVSAKDKSTGKEQKITIQASGGLSDDEIEKMVQEAEANKEADKKFEDLVAARNQADQLTHGTRKQIEEAGDALPADEKEKIEAAINELEEARKGEDKEAIDAKVQALIAASQKLMEIAQQQAQAQAAEAGEGQQQAKQDDDVVDAEFEEVKDDKK from the coding sequence ATGGGTAAAATCATTGGTATTGACTTGGGTACAACTAACTCTTGTGTAGCAGTACTTGATGGTGAAAAACCACGTGTCATTGAAAATGCTGAAGGTGAGCGCACAACGGCATCGGTTATCGCTTACACTCAAGACGGTGAAACTTTAGTAGGTCAGCCGGCGAAGCGTCAGGCGGTCACCAACCCAGAGAACACACTGTTTGCGATCAAGCGTCTGATCGGTCGTCGTTTTGAAGACGAAGAAGTTCAGCGCGACATCGAAATCATGCCTTTCAAAATCGTGAAGGCAGATAACGGCGATGCATGGGTTGAAGCGAAAGGCCAGAAAATGGCTGCGCCTCAGGTCTCTGCTGAAGTTCTGAAGAAAATGAAGAAAACGGCTGAAGACTTCCTGGGTGAGGAAGTTACCGGCGCCGTGATTACTGTTCCAGCATACTTCAACGATGCACAGCGTCAGGCGACCAAAGACGCCGGCCGTATCGCGGGCCTGGAAGTAAAACGTATTATCAACGAACCAACAGCGGCTGCCCTGGCTTACGGCCTGGACAAAGAAGGCGGTGACCGCACCATCGCAGTATACGACCTGGGTGGTGGTACGTTCGATATCTCTATCATCGAGATCGATGAAGTTGAAGGCGAGAAGACCTTTGAAGTTCTGGCAACCAATGGTGACACGCATCTGGGTGGTGAAGACTTTGATAACCGTCTGATCAACTACTTGGTTGACGAGTTCAAGAAAGATCAAGGGATCAACCTGAAGAACGATCCGCTGGCGATGCAGCGTGTGAAAGAAGCAGCTGAAAAAGCGAAAATCGAGCTGTCTTCTGCTCAGCAGACTGACGTGAACCTGCCGTACGTAACTGCAGATGCCACCGGTCCGAAGCACATGAACGTGAAAGTAACACGTGCCAAGCTGGAATCTCTGGTTGAAGATCTGGTTCAGCGCTCTCTGGAGCCACTGAAAGTTGCACTGGCTGATGCTGACCTGTCTGTGGGCGACATCACTGACGTGATCCTGGTGGGTGGTCAAACCCGTATGCCTATGGTTCAGGCCAAAGTTGCTGAGTTCTTCGGTAAAGAAGCCCGTAAAGACGTGAACCCAGACGAAGCGGTTGCTGTCGGTGCTGCGGTTCAGGGCGGTGTTCTGGCCGGTGAAGTGAAAGACGTTCTGCTGCTGGACGTGACGCCGCTGTCTCTGGGTATCGAAACCATGGGCGGTGTGATGACCAAGCTGATCGAGAAAAACACCACGATCCCAACTAAGGCGAACCAGGTGTTCTCAACAGCTGAAGACAACCAGAGCGCAGTAACGATTCACGTTCTGCAAGGTGAGCGTAAGCAAGCGAACTTCAACAAGTCTCTGGGTCAGTTCAACCTGGAAGGCATCCAGGCAGCGCCACGCGGCATGCCACAGATCGAAGTAACTTTCGACCTGGATGCGGATGGTATCCTGCACGTGTCTGCGAAAGACAAGTCAACTGGCAAAGAGCAGAAGATCACGATCCAGGCATCTGGCGGTCTGAGCGACGACGAAATCGAGAAAATGGTTCAGGAAGCGGAAGCCAACAAAGAAGCGGACAAGAAGTTCGAAGATCTCGTGGCTGCCCGTAACCAAGCGGACCAACTGACTCACGGTACGCGTAAGCAAATCGAAGAAGCCGGTGACGCATTGCCAGCAGACGAGAAAGAGAAGATTGAAGCCGCGATCAACGAGCTTGAAGAAGCCCGTAAAGGCGAAGACAAAGAAGCGATTGATGCCAAAGTTCAGGCACTGATTGCTGCTTCTCAGAAGCTGATGGAAATTGCTCAGCAGCAAGCACAGGCGCAAGCCGCTGAAGCGGGCGAAGGCCAGCAGCAAGCGAAGCAAGATGACGACGTTGTCGACGCTGAATTCGAAGAAGTTAAAGACGATAAAAAATAA
- the grpE gene encoding nucleotide exchange factor GrpE: protein MSNEEKKVQDEELKQAAAEATETESAEDVVVEMTEEERQAARIAELEAALLTSEAKAREQQDGVLRARADVENMRRRTEQEIDKARKYALTKFAEELLPVIDNMERAIEMADKNEAAVQSMIEGVELTLKTMMDTVEKFGLKQINPQGEAFNPEFHQAMSIQESAEHEPNTVMLVMQKGYELNGRVVRPAMVMVSKAAAGNIDTQA, encoded by the coding sequence ATGAGCAACGAAGAGAAAAAAGTACAGGACGAAGAGCTGAAGCAAGCAGCGGCTGAAGCAACCGAGACTGAGTCTGCTGAGGACGTTGTGGTTGAAATGACTGAAGAAGAACGTCAGGCAGCCCGTATTGCTGAGCTGGAAGCAGCGCTGCTGACCAGCGAAGCCAAAGCCCGCGAGCAGCAAGACGGTGTGCTGCGCGCACGTGCGGATGTGGAGAACATGCGCCGTCGCACCGAGCAGGAAATCGACAAGGCCCGTAAATATGCCCTGACCAAGTTTGCGGAAGAGCTGCTGCCGGTGATTGACAACATGGAGCGCGCGATTGAGATGGCGGACAAGAACGAAGCCGCGGTTCAATCGATGATCGAAGGGGTTGAGTTGACCCTGAAGACCATGATGGATACGGTTGAGAAGTTCGGTCTGAAGCAGATCAACCCGCAAGGCGAAGCCTTCAACCCTGAGTTCCACCAGGCGATGTCGATCCAGGAAAGCGCGGAGCATGAGCCGAATACGGTGATGCTGGTGATGCAAAAAGGCTATGAGCTGAACGGCCGTGTGGTTCGTCCGGCGATGGTTATGGTGTCGAAAGCAGCAGCCGGGAATATCGATACCCAGGCGTAA
- the nadK gene encoding NAD(+) kinase, with translation MKRTFQTIALIGKPRNPDALQTHKGLYDWLFNQGYEVLVDHRLAGELDVPASTLCDLLTIGDKADLAIVVGGDGNMLGAARVLSRFDIAVIGVNRGNLGFLTDLDPDAFDSELEQVLAGEFLIEHRFLLEAEVHRHGQIKSRNAALNEAVLHPDKIAHMIEFEVYIDDNFAFSQRSDGLIVSTPTGSTAYSLSGGGPILSPSLNALSLVPMFPHTLSCRPLVVDGNRRIKLLVSPTNGSTLEVSCDGQVSLPVSPGDEIHIYQSPDQLKLIHPKNYSYYNVLRGKLGWSSKLF, from the coding sequence ATGAAGCGCACTTTTCAAACAATCGCGTTAATTGGCAAGCCGAGAAACCCCGATGCGCTGCAAACGCACAAAGGGCTTTACGACTGGCTGTTTAATCAAGGCTATGAGGTCCTGGTGGATCACCGCCTGGCCGGCGAGCTGGATGTCCCCGCCTCTACCCTGTGCGATCTGCTCACGATCGGTGATAAAGCCGACCTGGCCATCGTGGTCGGCGGCGACGGCAACATGCTGGGCGCGGCCCGGGTATTGTCGCGCTTTGATATCGCAGTGATTGGGGTCAATCGGGGCAACCTGGGCTTTCTCACCGACCTGGATCCGGATGCGTTTGATTCCGAGCTCGAGCAGGTGCTGGCCGGTGAATTTCTGATCGAGCATCGCTTTTTGCTCGAGGCCGAAGTCCATCGCCACGGCCAGATCAAAAGCCGCAATGCCGCGCTGAATGAAGCCGTGCTGCACCCGGACAAAATCGCCCACATGATCGAGTTCGAAGTCTATATTGATGACAACTTCGCCTTTTCCCAGCGCTCGGACGGCCTGATTGTCTCCACGCCGACCGGCTCCACCGCCTACTCCCTGTCCGGCGGCGGCCCGATCCTGTCACCGAGCCTGAACGCCCTGTCGCTGGTGCCCATGTTCCCGCACACCCTGTCGTGCCGCCCGCTGGTCGTCGACGGCAACCGGCGGATCAAACTACTGGTCTCACCGACCAACGGCAGTACGCTGGAAGTAAGCTGCGACGGTCAGGTGTCGCTGCCGGTCAGCCCCGGCGATGAAATCCACATTTACCAGAGCCCGGATCAGCTCAAACTGATCCACCCGAAAAACTACAGCTACTATAACGTGCTGCGGGGCAAGCTTGGCTGGTCGAGCAAACTGTTCTGA
- the recN gene encoding DNA repair protein RecN, which translates to MLAHMTISNFAIVKTLEFELKPGMTTITGETGAGKSIAIDALGLCLGDRAEASMVRPNEDKAEISATFSLQNNQAARRWLEDNELIDGEDCILRRVITKEGRSRGFINGSPVPASQQKALGQLLINIHGQHAHQQLMRADYQQQMLDQYAGHHLLMEKTRRAYQAWRLANNELKRLIQSRDENEAQKQLIQYQVKELNDLALGEEEYAEIEEEHKRLSNSGELAVSSQTALSVLYDNEDGNALQLLQMASQQVIQLGELDSNLSSIPQMLEDAIIQVQEASQELRCYLDNMDMDPQRLIYLEERLAKIMSLARKHYVMPNELYQKHQDLLKELENLDCSDERLEEMGEDVERLRQKFLANAEKLSKSRQRYAKELDKKISDSMHQLSMEHGVFKIDIQSDAEGMLSPLGFDTITFLVSTNPGQPLQPLGKVASGGELSRISLAIQVITAQKVETPSLIFDEVDVGISGPTAAIVGKMLRTLGESTQVMCVTHLPQVAGCGHQQMFVAKKSSKGQTETSMVPLNPDARVAELARLLGGSEITERTLANAKELLIAA; encoded by the coding sequence ATGCTTGCTCATATGACGATCTCTAACTTTGCTATTGTCAAAACCCTTGAGTTTGAACTGAAACCGGGAATGACCACCATTACCGGCGAAACCGGTGCCGGTAAGTCGATTGCCATCGACGCGCTGGGCCTGTGCCTCGGCGATCGAGCGGAAGCAAGCATGGTCCGCCCGAATGAAGACAAAGCCGAAATCTCCGCAACCTTCTCTTTACAGAACAACCAGGCAGCGCGCCGCTGGCTGGAAGACAATGAGCTGATTGACGGGGAAGACTGCATTCTGCGCCGGGTGATCACCAAAGAAGGTCGCTCGCGCGGCTTCATCAATGGCAGCCCTGTCCCGGCTTCGCAGCAAAAAGCGCTGGGCCAGCTGCTGATCAACATCCACGGCCAACATGCCCACCAGCAGCTGATGCGCGCCGATTACCAGCAGCAGATGCTGGATCAGTATGCTGGTCACCACCTGCTGATGGAAAAAACCCGTCGTGCCTATCAGGCCTGGCGTCTGGCGAACAATGAACTCAAGCGTCTGATCCAGAGCCGCGACGAGAACGAAGCGCAGAAACAACTGATCCAATACCAGGTGAAAGAGCTCAATGATCTGGCACTCGGCGAAGAGGAATACGCCGAGATTGAAGAAGAGCACAAACGCCTGTCCAACAGCGGTGAGCTGGCAGTGTCCAGCCAGACCGCGCTGTCCGTGCTTTATGACAACGAAGACGGCAATGCCCTGCAACTGTTGCAAATGGCCAGCCAGCAGGTGATCCAGCTCGGCGAGCTCGACAGCAACCTGAGCAGCATCCCGCAAATGTTGGAAGATGCCATTATCCAGGTGCAGGAAGCCAGCCAGGAGCTGCGCTGCTACCTTGATAACATGGATATGGATCCGCAACGCCTGATCTATCTGGAAGAGCGGTTGGCGAAAATTATGTCGCTGGCACGCAAACATTATGTGATGCCGAATGAGCTGTACCAGAAGCATCAGGATCTGCTCAAAGAGCTGGAAAACCTCGATTGCAGCGATGAGCGACTGGAAGAAATGGGCGAAGATGTCGAACGCCTGCGCCAGAAGTTTCTCGCCAACGCCGAAAAGCTGAGCAAGAGCCGCCAGCGCTACGCCAAGGAGCTCGACAAGAAGATCTCCGACAGCATGCACCAGCTCAGCATGGAGCACGGGGTGTTCAAAATCGATATCCAGAGCGACGCCGAAGGCATGCTCAGCCCGCTCGGGTTCGACACCATCACCTTCCTGGTGTCCACCAACCCGGGCCAGCCGCTGCAACCGCTCGGCAAAGTGGCCTCCGGTGGTGAGCTGTCGCGGATCTCGCTGGCGATCCAGGTGATCACCGCGCAGAAAGTCGAAACCCCGAGCCTGATTTTCGATGAAGTCGATGTCGGGATCAGTGGCCCGACCGCCGCCATCGTCGGCAAGATGCTGCGAACCCTGGGCGAGTCGACCCAGGTGATGTGTGTGACCCACCTGCCGCAAGTGGCCGGCTGCGGTCACCAGCAGATGTTTGTTGCCAAGAAATCGAGTAAGGGACAGACCGAAACCAGCATGGTGCCGCTGAACCCGGATGCGCGCGTGGCAGAACTGGCCCGCCTGCTGGGCGGCAGCGAAATTACCGAGCGCACCCTGGCCAACGCCAAGGAGCTGCTGATCGCAGCGTAG
- the bamE gene encoding outer membrane protein assembly factor BamE — protein MSWKNIAALTLAASLLGGCSVVEQLVYRIDINQGNYLEQRDIDTLRYGMNKEQVSFVLGSPMLVEPEYPNTWYYIYYHKPGHDEAIQQNLVLTFNGQNQLISLSGDYDAGPDFMNPIN, from the coding sequence ATGAGTTGGAAAAATATTGCTGCCCTGACCTTGGCGGCAAGCCTGTTAGGAGGCTGCTCAGTTGTCGAACAACTGGTCTACCGTATCGATATCAACCAGGGAAACTACCTGGAGCAACGTGACATCGACACCCTCCGCTATGGAATGAATAAAGAACAAGTCAGCTTTGTGCTGGGCTCGCCGATGCTGGTTGAGCCTGAATACCCGAATACCTGGTATTACATCTACTACCATAAGCCCGGGCATGATGAAGCGATTCAACAAAACCTGGTTCTCACCTTCAACGGTCAGAACCAGCTGATCAGCCTCTCCGGCGATTACGACGCCGGGCCGGATTTCATGAATCCAATCAACTGA
- a CDS encoding RnfH family protein gives MGSEEKLIHVEVVYALPQVQRVIKLAVMPDTPVQEIIERSGVLEMYPEIDLKKNKVGVFSRNVKLDATIRDGDRLEIYRPLLADPKEIRRKRAEQAKQEALAAKAAKKDGTAESS, from the coding sequence ATGGGTTCTGAAGAAAAACTGATCCATGTTGAGGTGGTGTATGCGCTGCCGCAGGTTCAGCGGGTGATCAAGCTGGCGGTGATGCCGGACACGCCGGTACAGGAAATTATCGAGCGCTCCGGGGTGCTGGAGATGTATCCCGAGATTGACCTCAAGAAGAACAAAGTCGGGGTGTTTAGCCGCAACGTGAAGCTGGACGCGACGATTCGTGATGGTGATCGGCTGGAGATTTACCGTCCGCTGCTGGCCGATCCGAAAGAGATCCGCCGCAAGCGTGCCGAGCAGGCAAAACAAGAAGCCCTGGCGGCGAAAGCTGCGAAGAAAGATGGCACTGCTGAGAGCTCATGA
- a CDS encoding SRPBCC family protein: MPQISRSALVPFSAKKMFELVNDVESYPAFLPGCSGSKILESSEQHMMAAVDVSKAGIRKTFVTRNALTHGSKIDMQLVDGPFRRLVGGWHFIELDADACKVELKLDFEFTNGLVEAAFGKVFKELTGNMVSAFTQRAREVYGF; encoded by the coding sequence ATGCCTCAGATTAGCCGCTCTGCACTGGTTCCTTTCAGCGCGAAGAAGATGTTTGAGCTTGTTAATGACGTTGAGTCGTATCCGGCCTTTTTGCCGGGGTGTTCCGGGAGCAAAATCCTGGAAAGTTCAGAACAGCATATGATGGCCGCGGTCGATGTGTCGAAGGCGGGGATCCGCAAGACCTTTGTGACCCGCAATGCGCTCACGCATGGCAGCAAGATTGACATGCAGCTGGTCGACGGGCCGTTTCGCCGTTTGGTCGGGGGCTGGCACTTTATCGAGCTCGATGCAGATGCCTGTAAGGTGGAGCTGAAGCTGGACTTTGAATTTACCAACGGGCTGGTTGAGGCGGCGTTCGGGAAAGTGTTTAAAGAGCTGACCGGCAACATGGTGAGTGCTTTTACCCAACGGGCGAGAGAAGTGTATGGGTTCTGA
- the smpB gene encoding SsrA-binding protein SmpB, with protein MAKNKPNKPGSNTIAKNRTARFEFAIQDEYEAGVELQGWEVKAIRSGKVNISESYVFLRNGEAFISGMQITPLNAASTHVVADPNRTRKLLLNRRELDKLAGAVNRDGETIIALTMYWKGSWVKLKVGTAKGKKLHDKRADTKDRDWQRDKARIMKHSNR; from the coding sequence ATGGCCAAAAATAAACCGAACAAGCCGGGCAGCAACACCATCGCGAAAAACAGAACCGCCCGCTTTGAATTTGCGATCCAAGACGAATATGAAGCCGGCGTTGAGCTGCAAGGATGGGAAGTGAAAGCCATCCGCTCCGGCAAAGTAAACATTTCCGAGAGCTATGTGTTCCTGCGCAACGGCGAAGCCTTCATCTCCGGCATGCAAATCACGCCGCTGAACGCTGCATCGACCCACGTGGTGGCTGATCCGAACCGCACCCGCAAGCTGCTGCTCAACCGCCGCGAGCTCGACAAACTGGCTGGTGCCGTGAACCGCGACGGTGAAACCATTATTGCGCTGACCATGTACTGGAAGGGTTCATGGGTTAAACTCAAAGTAGGGACGGCGAAAGGTAAGAAGCTGCACGACAAGCGCGCCGATACGAAAGATCGCGACTGGCAGCGCGACAAAGCGCGCATCATGAAGCACAGTAACCGCTAA
- a CDS encoding IS3 family transposase (programmed frameshift) produces the protein MSNKRYPEEFKVEAVKQVTEKGHSVADVANRLGTTTHSLYAWIKRYGPDSSQYQAKSDESAEIRRLKKELQRVTEERDIFKKSRGVLRKPVRLRYAFIKANQAVWPVRRMCKVLSIHPSGYYAWLKQPDSRQEKRRKYLLGLIKQFWLESGGVYGYRKIYSDLRDEGECCGINQVHRLMKREGLQSQRGYRKPRPKVGTENVVVANKLAREFNPTAPNQSWVTDITYIKTHEGWLYLAVVVDLFSRRVIGWSMKSRITKELVLDALLMAIWRRSPSEKVLVHSDQGSQYTSHDWDKFLKQHGLESSMSRRGNCHDNAVAESFFQLLKRERVKRKIYSTREEARMDIFEYVEMFYNVKRRHGSNNQLSPVEYEKRYEERLISVY, from the exons ATGAGCAACAAGCGATACCCAGAAGAATTCAAAGTTGAAGCCGTCAAACAGGTTACTGAAAAAGGCCATAGTGTAGCCGATGTGGCAAATCGTTTAGGGACTACCACGCATAGCCTTTATGCTTGGATTAAACGCTACGGCCCAGATTCCTCCCAATATCAAGCCAAGTCCGATGAAAGTGCCGAAATTCGTCGACTCAAAAAGGAGCTGCAAAGAGTCACCGAAGAAAGGGACATAT TTAAAAAAAGCCGCGGTGTACTTCGCAAGCCAGTCCGACTGAGGTACGCCTTTATCAAAGCCAATCAGGCTGTTTGGCCTGTTCGACGTATGTGTAAAGTCCTTAGCATCCACCCAAGTGGTTATTATGCTTGGCTTAAGCAACCCGACAGCAGACAGGAGAAACGGCGTAAATACCTTCTCGGACTCATCAAGCAGTTCTGGCTGGAATCTGGCGGCGTTTATGGCTATCGAAAAATATACAGTGATTTACGTGATGAAGGTGAATGTTGCGGTATCAACCAAGTTCACCGCTTGATGAAACGAGAAGGCTTACAGTCGCAAAGAGGATATCGAAAACCCAGGCCCAAAGTGGGCACAGAGAATGTCGTTGTTGCGAATAAGTTGGCCAGGGAGTTCAACCCGACTGCTCCAAATCAGTCTTGGGTGACCGATATCACGTATATAAAAACTCACGAAGGTTGGCTATACCTCGCAGTCGTCGTTGACCTGTTCTCTCGGAGAGTGATTGGTTGGTCGATGAAAAGCAGAATAACGAAAGAGCTGGTATTGGACGCGCTTCTGATGGCGATATGGCGACGCTCACCGTCAGAGAAGGTACTCGTGCATTCCGATCAAGGAAGCCAGTATACAAGTCATGACTGGGATAAATTTTTAAAGCAGCACGGTCTGGAATCAAGCATGAGCCGTCGGGGTAACTGCCATGACAATGCGGTAGCTGAAAGTTTTTTCCAGTTACTGAAAAGAGAAAGAGTGAAGCGAAAGATCTATTCCACTCGGGAAGAAGCGCGGATGGATATCTTCGAATATGTCGAGATGTTCTACAACGTCAAACGCAGACACGGTTCCAATAATCAGTTGTCACCAGTAGAGTATGAAAAGCGGTATGAAGAAAGGTTAATTAGTGTCTACTGA
- the hipB gene encoding type II toxin-antitoxin system antitoxin HipB, giving the protein MIYNSRQLANHLKLMRTRKHLTQAQLAKRVGIKQSTLSNFETNPETTQLQTFFKIIQALEVDLEVRERQKEVKPQIDDEVW; this is encoded by the coding sequence ATGATTTATAACTCACGGCAGTTAGCCAATCATCTCAAGCTAATGAGAACGAGAAAACACTTAACCCAAGCGCAATTAGCAAAGCGCGTTGGTATCAAACAATCGACTCTGTCTAATTTTGAAACGAACCCTGAAACGACTCAGTTACAAACTTTTTTTAAGATAATTCAGGCGCTTGAAGTGGACTTGGAAGTTCGTGAACGCCAGAAAGAAGTAAAACCTCAAATTGATGACGAGGTTTGGTAA